The following are encoded together in the Cyanobacterium aponinum PCC 10605 genome:
- the crtD gene encoding C-3',4' desaturase CrtD — translation MGHKEKVIVVGAGIGGLTAGALLARYGYDVTIYDQAIVSGGCASTFKRKGFIFDVGATQVAGLEVGGIHHRVFQELGVDLPPATNCDPACAVFLPQEKQPIMVWRNREKWKMEREGHFPNSGRFWELMRILFEASWRFQARDPILPPRSLWDFGQLLQAIRLDTFVTAPFTFMTVADALRLLGLAHDKRLKTFLDMQLKLYSQVDTEETALLYAATALSVSQEPQGLYHLQGSMQVLCDRLEEGLNKYGGKLLMRHKVDKIHTKKGKAVGVRVKNLKTGEIKEEKADYVIGNVTVNNLVTMTDNISRGYAQRVKKLPPASGAFVVYLGVDESAIPSNCPPHLQFLYDYEGEIGEINSLFVSVSKPGDGRAPEGKATIIASSFTDVNRWWNISQAEYEALKLNYTQDAIARLAEYFNLTPETIIHQESATPVTFANYTAREKGIVGGIGQRINTFGPFGFANRTPIKNLWLVGDSTHPGEGTAGVSYSALTVVKSIMKF, via the coding sequence ATGGGGCATAAAGAGAAAGTTATTGTTGTCGGTGCAGGAATTGGAGGATTAACCGCAGGTGCATTACTAGCTCGTTATGGTTATGACGTCACTATTTATGATCAAGCCATTGTTTCTGGAGGTTGTGCCTCTACTTTTAAACGCAAAGGTTTTATTTTTGATGTGGGGGCGACTCAAGTAGCAGGTTTAGAGGTAGGAGGAATTCATCATCGAGTGTTTCAAGAGTTGGGCGTAGATTTACCCCCAGCTACAAATTGTGATCCTGCCTGTGCTGTCTTTTTACCCCAAGAGAAACAACCGATTATGGTATGGAGAAATCGGGAGAAGTGGAAGATGGAAAGAGAAGGGCATTTTCCTAATAGTGGTAGATTTTGGGAGTTAATGAGAATTTTATTTGAAGCTAGTTGGCGTTTTCAAGCCCGTGATCCTATTTTACCCCCTCGCAGTCTCTGGGATTTCGGTCAATTATTACAAGCGATAAGATTAGATACTTTTGTCACTGCACCTTTTACTTTTATGACGGTGGCTGATGCTTTAAGATTGTTGGGTTTAGCCCATGATAAAAGGTTAAAAACTTTCCTTGATATGCAGTTAAAGTTATATTCTCAGGTGGATACAGAGGAAACAGCTTTATTGTATGCCGCCACTGCCTTATCTGTCTCTCAAGAGCCTCAAGGATTATACCATCTTCAGGGTAGTATGCAAGTGTTGTGCGATCGCCTCGAAGAAGGTTTAAATAAATATGGCGGGAAACTTTTAATGAGGCACAAAGTGGACAAAATCCATACAAAAAAAGGTAAAGCGGTGGGAGTAAGGGTAAAAAATTTAAAGACTGGGGAAATAAAAGAAGAAAAAGCAGATTATGTAATCGGGAATGTCACCGTGAATAACTTAGTAACAATGACAGACAATATTTCCCGTGGTTACGCCCAAAGAGTGAAAAAATTACCTCCTGCATCCGGTGCTTTTGTGGTTTATTTAGGGGTTGACGAATCTGCCATCCCTTCTAATTGTCCTCCTCATTTACAGTTTTTATATGATTATGAAGGGGAAATCGGAGAGATTAATTCTTTGTTTGTCTCTGTTAGTAAACCCGGAGATGGTAGAGCCCCCGAAGGCAAAGCAACTATTATCGCTTCTTCTTTTACGGATGTTAATCGTTGGTGGAATATTTCTCAAGCAGAATACGAAGCCCTCAAACTTAATTATACTCAAGATGCGATCGCACGTTTAGCAGAATATTTTAATCTTACTCCCGAAACCATTATTCATCAAGAAAGTGCTACTCCCGTAACTTTTGCCAATTATACAGCTAGAGAAAAAGGAATTGTTGGTGGAATAGGTCAAAGAATCAATACTTTTGGCCCCTTTGGCTTTGCTAATCGCACCCCTATCAAAAACCTTTGGTTAGTAGGAGACTCAACCCATCCGGGAGAAGGCACAGCAGGAGTTAGTTATTCCGCTCTAACAGTAGTTAAATCAATTATGAAATTTTAA
- a CDS encoding phosphoribulokinase, whose translation MTQDRVVIIGVAGDSGCGKSTFLRRLEDLFGKEFMTVICLDDYHSLDRKGRKEAGVTALDPKANNFDLMAEQIAALKNGQAIDKPIYNHETGEIDPPERIEPNKVIVIEGLHPFYDERVRNLVDFGVYLDISEEVKIQWKIQRDMAERGHTYEDVLASINARKPDFTAYIEPQKQYADIVIQVLPTQLIEDKEGKILRVRLIEKEGIEHFEPTYLFDEGSTIDWRPCGRKLTCAYPGLKMYYGPDNYMGNEVSILEIDGQFDNLEEIIYVESHLSRTGTKYYGEMTELLLKHKDYPGSNNGTGLFQVLVGLKMRETYEKLTGSATFSTEEEVAQV comes from the coding sequence ATGACTCAAGATAGAGTAGTTATTATCGGAGTTGCTGGTGACTCTGGTTGCGGTAAATCCACTTTTTTACGTCGTTTAGAAGATTTATTCGGAAAAGAATTTATGACCGTTATCTGTCTTGACGACTACCATAGTTTAGATCGTAAAGGAAGAAAAGAAGCAGGTGTTACTGCTCTTGATCCTAAAGCGAATAACTTTGATCTTATGGCAGAACAAATTGCCGCTTTGAAAAATGGTCAAGCTATTGATAAACCTATTTATAATCATGAAACTGGAGAAATTGATCCTCCTGAGAGAATTGAACCTAACAAGGTAATTGTAATTGAAGGTTTACATCCTTTCTATGATGAGAGAGTCAGAAATTTGGTTGACTTCGGTGTATATTTAGACATCAGTGAAGAAGTTAAAATCCAATGGAAAATTCAGCGTGATATGGCTGAAAGAGGTCATACTTATGAAGATGTTTTGGCTTCTATTAACGCTAGAAAACCAGATTTTACTGCCTATATTGAACCTCAAAAACAATATGCAGACATCGTTATTCAGGTGTTACCAACTCAATTGATTGAAGATAAAGAAGGTAAGATTTTACGAGTACGTTTAATCGAAAAAGAAGGTATTGAACACTTCGAGCCTACTTATTTATTCGATGAAGGTTCAACCATTGATTGGCGCCCCTGTGGACGTAAATTAACCTGTGCTTATCCGGGATTGAAAATGTATTATGGTCCTGATAACTACATGGGTAATGAAGTTTCTATTTTAGAGATTGATGGTCAATTTGATAATCTTGAAGAAATTATTTATGTTGAAAGTCATTTAAGCAGAACGGGTACTAAGTACTACGGTGAAATGACAGAATTACTGTTAAAACATAAAGACTATCCCGGTTCTAACAATGGTACTGGTTTATTCCAAGTTTTGGTTGGTTTGAAAATGCGTGAAACTTACGAAAAATTAACTGGTAGTGCTACTTTCTCCACAGAAGAAGAAGTTGCTCAAGTATAA
- a CDS encoding response regulator transcription factor, with protein sequence MSEVEKILLVDDEPGIRESVQAYLSCNDDWDVKVASNAKEAWDKIQEDIPDLIISDIMMPEVDGLQFLAQLRQDSRYSNVPVVFLTAKGMTSDRIEGYTAGCDAYLPKPFDPDELEAIVANLLAKQRNSKDNKVSSNVQLDELLRDVKDIKDRLEGSGKFTTVDSPIKIDLTPREQSVLDLVAQGLMNKEIAKTLDTSVRNVEKYVSRLFSKTGTNSRTELVRFALKQGLTE encoded by the coding sequence ATGTCTGAAGTGGAAAAAATTTTGTTAGTAGATGATGAGCCTGGAATAAGAGAGTCTGTACAAGCCTACTTAAGTTGTAATGATGATTGGGATGTGAAAGTAGCTAGTAATGCAAAAGAAGCGTGGGACAAAATACAAGAGGATATTCCTGATTTAATTATTTCTGATATTATGATGCCTGAAGTTGACGGCTTACAGTTTCTTGCTCAGTTACGTCAAGATAGTCGTTATAGTAATGTGCCAGTAGTGTTTTTGACCGCCAAAGGTATGACAAGCGATCGCATCGAAGGATATACGGCGGGATGTGATGCTTATTTACCAAAACCTTTTGATCCTGACGAATTAGAAGCCATTGTGGCTAATTTACTGGCAAAACAACGAAATAGTAAAGATAATAAAGTATCTAGCAATGTGCAGTTGGATGAACTATTAAGAGATGTTAAGGATATTAAAGATCGCTTAGAAGGTAGTGGAAAATTTACAACGGTGGACTCTCCCATCAAAATTGATTTAACTCCCAGAGAGCAAAGCGTGTTAGATTTAGTGGCACAGGGATTAATGAATAAAGAAATCGCCAAAACCTTAGACACCAGTGTCCGTAATGTGGAAAAATATGTTAGTCGTTTGTTTAGTAAAACAGGTACAAATAGTCGTACTGAGTTAGTAAGATTTGCTTTGAAACAAGGATTGACCGAATGA
- the recG gene encoding ATP-dependent DNA helicase RecG — translation MSRINPEKFDWERIEKALQVESEYGYKNIQGKLYRFSEFLCLTFGDTPPVTNLLVAFRWQETAKKFARYSHLTILEREDLINQTLNLIGEVKEMIVNKPYYHPVAEEVKSLAVAEVKPPSNTSVAPVTLKLDDPVTLLKAISLRQGELLKKLQIVTIRDLLFYYPRDHIDYGRQVNIKDLVAGETVTIVGKIKKCDCFSSPKNKKLTIFSLIIIDRTGEVKISRFFAGNFYSNRGWQEKMKRQFPRNAIVAASGLVKQNKYGITLENPEFEVLNSQGGNINSLKIGRLLPVYPLTDGIPADVIRNGVMEAMVALPQISDPLPVILKQQYGLMELQEAIARIHYPEDQDQLSHARRRLIFDEFFYLQLGFLQRRQEQKESRIAVSFTPNGRLIEEFNQILPFSLTNAQKRVIEEIIKDLQSPSPMNRLVQGDVGAGKTIVAVFAILTALQSGYQGALMAPTEVLAEQHYRKIVGWFNLLHLPVELLTGSTKTAKRRQIHGQLESGELPLLIGTHALIQDPVQFRNLGLVVIDEQHRFGVQQRAKLLSKGRSPHVLSMTATPIPRTLALTLHGDLDVSQIDELPPGRQPIQTTVLTGKQRPQAYELIKREVAQGRQAYVIFPLIEESEKLDVKAAIAEYEKFSEKIFPNFNVGLLHGRMSSADKDKALNAFRDNETQIIVSTTVIEVGVDVPNATVMLIENAERFGLSQLHQLRGRVGRGSHKSFCLLVTSSKTPDSIQRLNVLEQSQDGFFISEMDLRLRGPGEVLGSRQSGLPDFALASLVEDQEVLVLAREAAEKILLQDKYMQGENSLKDELQRRYQKLIGNEILT, via the coding sequence ATGAGTAGGATTAACCCTGAAAAGTTTGACTGGGAGAGGATAGAAAAAGCCTTACAAGTAGAATCAGAATATGGCTATAAAAATATTCAAGGAAAACTGTATCGTTTCAGTGAATTTCTTTGTTTAACTTTTGGTGATACTCCCCCCGTCACAAATCTTCTGGTTGCGTTTCGTTGGCAAGAAACCGCTAAAAAATTCGCTCGTTATTCTCATCTCACTATCCTTGAGAGGGAAGATTTAATTAATCAAACCCTTAATTTGATTGGGGAGGTAAAAGAGATGATTGTTAATAAACCTTACTATCATCCCGTGGCAGAGGAAGTAAAATCTCTGGCAGTGGCTGAAGTCAAACCCCCTTCCAATACCTCTGTTGCCCCTGTTACTCTTAAGTTAGATGATCCTGTTACTTTACTCAAGGCAATTTCTCTTAGACAAGGAGAGTTGTTGAAAAAGTTGCAAATAGTCACTATTCGAGATTTACTTTTCTATTATCCCAGAGATCATATCGATTATGGTCGCCAAGTGAATATTAAGGATTTAGTAGCAGGGGAAACTGTTACTATTGTGGGAAAAATCAAAAAATGTGACTGTTTCAGTAGTCCCAAAAATAAGAAATTAACTATCTTTAGTCTCATTATCATTGATCGCACTGGAGAAGTCAAAATCAGTCGATTTTTTGCTGGAAATTTTTATAGTAATCGGGGATGGCAAGAAAAAATGAAGCGACAATTTCCCCGTAATGCTATCGTGGCGGCTTCTGGTTTGGTGAAACAGAATAAGTATGGTATCACCTTAGAGAATCCAGAGTTTGAGGTGTTAAACTCTCAGGGAGGAAATATTAATTCCCTCAAAATTGGTCGTTTACTGCCTGTATATCCCCTTACCGATGGTATTCCTGCCGATGTGATTCGCAATGGAGTGATGGAGGCGATGGTGGCTTTACCGCAAATCAGTGATCCGTTACCTGTTATTCTAAAACAACAATATGGTTTAATGGAATTACAAGAAGCGATCGCACGTATTCACTACCCCGAAGATCAAGATCAATTATCCCATGCAAGGCGCCGATTAATCTTTGATGAATTTTTCTATCTGCAACTCGGATTTTTACAACGCAGACAAGAACAAAAAGAAAGCCGTATAGCGGTGTCATTTACCCCTAATGGTAGGCTAATCGAGGAATTTAACCAAATTTTGCCTTTCAGCCTCACTAACGCTCAAAAAAGGGTCATAGAAGAAATAATCAAAGACCTCCAGTCCCCTTCTCCCATGAATCGTTTAGTACAAGGAGATGTGGGTGCGGGAAAAACCATTGTTGCGGTGTTTGCCATTTTAACTGCCTTACAATCAGGGTATCAAGGGGCATTAATGGCACCAACGGAAGTATTAGCCGAGCAACATTACCGCAAAATAGTCGGTTGGTTTAATCTGCTTCATTTGCCCGTAGAGTTGCTCACAGGGTCAACCAAAACCGCTAAACGTCGTCAAATTCATGGTCAACTCGAAAGCGGTGAATTACCTCTTTTAATTGGTACTCATGCCCTGATTCAAGATCCTGTACAATTCCGTAATCTGGGCTTAGTTGTCATCGATGAGCAACATCGCTTTGGGGTACAACAACGGGCAAAATTACTGTCCAAGGGGCGATCGCCTCACGTTTTGAGTATGACTGCAACACCCATTCCCCGTACCCTTGCCTTAACCCTTCACGGTGACTTAGATGTGAGTCAAATTGATGAGTTACCCCCCGGCAGACAGCCCATTCAAACAACGGTTTTAACAGGCAAACAACGCCCCCAAGCCTACGAATTAATTAAGCGAGAAGTAGCACAAGGAAGACAGGCTTATGTGATTTTCCCTTTAATTGAAGAATCAGAAAAATTAGATGTCAAAGCTGCGATCGCAGAATATGAGAAATTTAGCGAAAAAATCTTCCCCAATTTCAACGTTGGTTTATTACATGGAAGAATGTCATCAGCAGACAAAGATAAGGCTTTAAACGCCTTTAGAGATAATGAAACCCAAATAATTGTTTCCACCACGGTGATAGAAGTCGGTGTCGATGTGCCTAACGCTACGGTAATGTTAATCGAAAATGCGGAACGTTTTGGCTTATCCCAATTACATCAGTTAAGAGGAAGAGTGGGTAGAGGTAGCCATAAATCCTTCTGTTTGCTAGTGACGAGCAGTAAAACCCCTGACAGTATTCAACGCTTAAATGTCCTCGAACAATCTCAAGATGGTTTCTTTATATCCGAAATGGATTTAAGATTAAGAGGACCGGGTGAAGTATTAGGTAGTCGCCAATCAGGTTTACCAGATTTTGCCCTTGCTAGTTTAGTGGAAGATCAAGAGGTGTTAGTATTAGCAAGGGAAGCGGCGGAAAAAATTTTATTACAGGATAAATATATGCAAGGGGAGAATAGTCTTAAAGATGAGTTACAAAGACGTTATCAAAAATTAATCGGCAATGAAATTTTGACATAG
- a CDS encoding MotA/TolQ/ExbB proton channel family protein, which translates to MTLAELIDKGGVAIWPLLFLSILALGTIIERIWFWSKVLIKEELILNSIMDAAMTNWGKAGEIASRYRNHPLGKFLNTPLQLDNPDPDVFHLALETGADDELALMRKGDKILEGVIALAPLLGLLGTVLGLIRSLGSISVSDLGTASTTGVTLGIGESLISTAMGLIVAIISVVFYRLFQAFWFNQVRIFRKAGSDLEVIYRQRWHQTHPNSEFIS; encoded by the coding sequence ATGACTTTAGCTGAATTAATCGATAAAGGTGGGGTTGCCATCTGGCCTTTATTATTTCTCTCGATTTTAGCTCTGGGAACAATTATAGAGCGTATTTGGTTTTGGTCAAAAGTCTTAATTAAAGAAGAGTTGATTCTTAACAGCATTATGGATGCGGCAATGACTAATTGGGGAAAAGCAGGGGAAATCGCCTCCCGTTATCGTAATCATCCTTTAGGCAAATTTTTAAATACCCCTCTACAGTTGGACAATCCTGATCCAGACGTATTTCATTTAGCCCTAGAAACAGGGGCAGATGATGAATTGGCTTTAATGCGTAAAGGGGACAAAATTTTAGAAGGTGTTATTGCCCTTGCTCCTTTATTAGGATTATTAGGTACTGTATTAGGCTTGATTCGCTCTCTAGGTTCAATTTCTGTCAGTGATTTGGGTACAGCTTCCACTACTGGAGTAACACTAGGTATTGGCGAATCTTTAATTTCCACTGCCATGGGGTTAATTGTGGCTATTATTAGTGTAGTTTTCTACCGCTTATTTCAAGCATTCTGGTTTAACCAAGTACGTATTTTTCGCAAAGCGGGTAGTGATTTAGAGGTTATTTACCGTCAAAGATGGCATCAAACTCATCCTAATTCGGAATTTATCAGTTAA
- a CDS encoding DUF1269 domain-containing protein, giving the protein MSHLIAIAYDDIFKAEEVRLTLAKLQREHLIELEDAAVVVKNAKGKVKLKQAINLTAAGATSGGFWGLLIGTLFLVPLFGAAVGAATGAISGALSDIGVDDEFMRELGETLQPDTSALFILIKKVTPDKVLDEVSKYGGKILRTSLSKDDEEQLQEVLNNRGVLPLDESAMS; this is encoded by the coding sequence ATGAGTCATTTAATTGCGATCGCCTATGATGATATATTCAAGGCAGAAGAAGTAAGACTAACCCTCGCAAAACTGCAAAGAGAGCATCTAATCGAATTAGAAGATGCGGCAGTAGTAGTTAAAAATGCAAAAGGAAAAGTCAAACTCAAACAAGCCATTAATTTAACCGCCGCAGGGGCAACCAGTGGTGGTTTTTGGGGTTTATTAATTGGAACATTATTCTTAGTACCTTTATTTGGTGCGGCAGTAGGCGCGGCAACAGGTGCGATCAGTGGTGCGTTGAGTGACATTGGTGTGGATGATGAATTTATGCGCGAATTAGGGGAAACCTTACAACCCGATACCTCGGCATTATTTATCTTGATTAAAAAAGTGACTCCAGATAAGGTTTTGGATGAAGTAAGTAAATATGGTGGCAAGATTCTTCGTACTTCTCTGAGTAAAGATGATGAAGAACAATTGCAAGAAGTATTAAATAATCGTGGGGTTTTACCCTTAGATGAATCCGCAATGTCGTAA
- the alr gene encoding alanine racemase: MIPLQQQRAWVNINHHNLTHNVKVLKQWLNSGTKLMTVIKADAYGHGAVKVAQTVIKAGVDAVAIATLLEGIELRQAGIEAPILILGAINTADEVKEIVKHNLEATLCSPHQAQVFADTLQSLNYVLPVHLKLDTGMSRLGTHWHNAVDFVKYVQQFPQLQLKSVYSHLATADEEDTTVMKLQQSRFEEAIFALKSANISIPCLHLANSAGTLCDRSLHYDLVRVGLALYGLYPAPHLRHTVPLKPVLEVKARITQIKTIPAHTGVSYGHTFRCDRPLKIAVVGIGYADGIPRLLSNKMNVIVQGKLAPQIGNITMDQLMIDVTAFPDLEVGEIVTLLGEEGEIVISADDWANAIGTISWEILCSFKHRLPRINLYEA, translated from the coding sequence ATGATTCCCCTACAACAACAACGGGCGTGGGTTAACATTAATCATCACAACTTAACCCACAATGTGAAAGTGTTAAAACAATGGCTAAATTCAGGTACAAAGCTCATGACAGTTATCAAAGCTGATGCCTATGGTCATGGTGCTGTTAAAGTTGCTCAAACAGTTATCAAAGCTGGAGTTGATGCAGTTGCGATCGCAACTTTGCTTGAAGGAATTGAGTTAAGACAAGCAGGAATAGAAGCCCCCATTTTGATTTTAGGGGCAATTAACACCGCCGATGAAGTCAAAGAAATTGTTAAACATAATCTTGAAGCCACTTTATGCAGTCCACATCAAGCACAGGTTTTCGCTGATACTTTGCAGAGTTTAAACTATGTTTTACCAGTGCATCTGAAATTAGATACAGGAATGTCAAGATTAGGTACTCATTGGCATAATGCGGTGGATTTTGTCAAATATGTACAGCAATTTCCTCAATTACAACTCAAAAGCGTTTATTCTCATCTTGCCACCGCCGATGAAGAAGACACAACGGTGATGAAACTACAACAATCTCGTTTTGAAGAAGCCATTTTCGCCCTCAAAAGTGCAAATATTTCCATTCCCTGCCTACATTTAGCCAATTCTGCCGGAACTTTGTGCGATCGCAGTTTACATTATGATTTAGTCAGAGTTGGATTAGCCTTATATGGATTATATCCCGCCCCCCATTTACGTCATACAGTGCCATTAAAACCAGTTTTAGAGGTAAAAGCTCGAATTACTCAAATTAAAACTATTCCCGCTCATACAGGAGTTAGCTACGGACATACTTTTAGATGCGATCGCCCCCTGAAAATTGCCGTTGTTGGTATCGGTTACGCCGATGGAATTCCCCGTCTATTGTCCAATAAAATGAACGTGATTGTGCAAGGTAAACTAGCCCCTCAAATAGGTAATATTACCATGGATCAATTAATGATAGATGTTACAGCATTTCCTGATTTAGAAGTGGGGGAAATAGTCACATTACTAGGCGAAGAAGGAGAAATAGTCATAAGTGCTGATGATTGGGCAAACGCCATTGGTACAATTTCATGGGAAATTCTCTGTAGTTTCAAACACCGTCTTCCTCGTATTAATCTGTATGAAGCATAA
- a CDS encoding M15 family metallopeptidase, whose translation MDEIPVAQRKVNTTPQNKPFPFSIFLALGSAIITMSLFWLFSQTLSSQSQQQDTPSVTASETVSDNIPTTENNPPSSDTVEIPENILGHLGYEQAPMSELKPVTADGRIKLRTKAAEKFLEMQSDARREGITLVAISGFRTIDDQEYLFFNIKEQRKQETSKRAEVSAPPGYSEHHTGYAVDIGDGNAPATNLNTNFEQTAAFRWLEANAAKYSFELSFPEDNLQGISYEPWHWRFVGDTHSLETFYKARELKTNLQPQM comes from the coding sequence ATGGATGAGATACCCGTTGCCCAAAGAAAAGTTAATACTACACCTCAAAATAAGCCTTTCCCATTTAGTATTTTCTTGGCTTTGGGAAGTGCAATCATAACTATGTCTCTTTTTTGGTTATTTTCTCAAACTCTATCATCTCAATCTCAGCAACAAGATACTCCGTCAGTAACCGCCTCGGAAACAGTCTCAGACAATATCCCCACTACCGAAAACAATCCTCCTTCGTCAGATACGGTTGAAATACCAGAAAACATCTTAGGACATTTAGGCTACGAACAAGCTCCTATGAGTGAGTTAAAACCCGTTACAGCCGATGGTAGAATCAAGTTGAGAACAAAAGCCGCAGAGAAGTTTTTAGAAATGCAATCTGATGCGAGAAGAGAGGGTATTACTCTAGTAGCTATTTCAGGATTCAGAACCATTGATGATCAAGAATATCTATTCTTTAATATCAAAGAACAAAGAAAGCAGGAAACCTCAAAACGTGCAGAGGTAAGTGCTCCCCCGGGTTATAGTGAACATCATACGGGTTATGCGGTAGATATTGGAGATGGAAATGCTCCAGCAACGAATCTCAATACTAATTTTGAACAAACAGCCGCTTTTCGTTGGTTAGAGGCTAATGCGGCGAAATATAGCTTTGAGTTATCTTTTCCAGAAGACAATTTGCAAGGAATTAGTTATGAGCCTTGGCATTGGCGCTTTGTGGGGGATACTCATAGCTTAGAAACTTTTTATAAAGCCCGTGAATTAAAGACTAATTTACAACCACAAATGTAA
- a CDS encoding methyltransferase domain-containing protein → MNYNVENSVLERYELGAKEHQPSLCCPTEYDQSYLAVIPEEIIKKDYGCGDPTRYVNLGETVLDLGSGAGKNCYILAQKVGKNGQVIGVDFNDEMLNLAQKYQSEIANKIGYNNTAFVKGKIQDLQLPLSKVESYLNLNPIQNLSHLRNFEAECDRLRQEETLIKDNSIDVVISNCVLNLVKTADKKQLFAEIYRVLKKGGRAIISDIVCDEDLPSEITNDSELWSGCIAGAFREDLFLEMFAEAGFYGIEILTRQDTPWQVIDGIEFRSLTVRAYKGKEGECLERNQAIIYKGPWKKVEDDDGNTFYRGERMAVCDKTFQIMTKENSPYSSSIIGINPLEEIPLEKAKNFNEHSQIKRDPKITKGNFYQENKTTNKKQSCC, encoded by the coding sequence ATGAATTATAATGTAGAAAATTCTGTACTAGAAAGATATGAGTTAGGAGCGAAAGAACATCAACCTAGTTTATGCTGTCCTACGGAGTATGATCAATCTTATTTAGCTGTTATTCCTGAAGAAATTATCAAAAAAGATTATGGATGTGGCGATCCTACTCGTTATGTTAATTTAGGAGAAACTGTCTTAGATTTGGGTTCAGGAGCGGGAAAAAATTGTTATATTCTAGCTCAGAAAGTAGGAAAAAATGGACAGGTGATCGGAGTAGATTTTAATGATGAGATGTTAAATTTAGCTCAAAAATATCAATCAGAAATAGCAAATAAAATTGGTTATAATAATACTGCTTTTGTAAAAGGAAAAATTCAAGATTTACAGTTGCCTTTAAGTAAGGTAGAATCTTATTTGAACCTTAATCCTATTCAGAATTTATCACACTTAAGAAACTTTGAAGCAGAGTGCGATCGCCTCCGTCAAGAAGAAACTTTAATTAAAGATAATTCCATTGACGTTGTGATTTCTAACTGTGTTTTAAATTTAGTCAAAACAGCAGATAAAAAACAACTGTTTGCAGAAATATATCGAGTGTTAAAAAAAGGAGGTAGAGCCATTATTTCAGATATAGTTTGTGATGAAGATTTACCATCAGAAATTACTAATGATTCTGAATTATGGAGTGGATGTATTGCTGGTGCTTTTAGAGAAGATTTATTTTTAGAAATGTTTGCAGAAGCAGGATTTTACGGCATCGAAATACTAACAAGACAAGATACCCCTTGGCAAGTAATTGATGGTATTGAATTCCGCTCATTAACCGTAAGAGCCTATAAAGGTAAAGAAGGAGAATGTTTAGAAAGAAATCAAGCAATTATTTATAAAGGTCCTTGGAAAAAAGTTGAAGATGATGATGGAAATACTTTTTATAGAGGAGAAAGAATGGCGGTTTGTGATAAAACTTTTCAAATTATGACAAAAGAAAATAGTCCTTATTCTTCATCTATAATAGGAATTAATCCTTTGGAAGAAATCCCTTTAGAAAAGGCAAAAAATTTTAATGAACATAGTCAAATAAAACGTGATCCTAAAATAACAAAGGGAAATTTTTATCAAGAAAATAAGACTACTAATAAAAAACAAAGTTGTTGCTAA